The Sphingomonas sinipercae genome contains a region encoding:
- a CDS encoding MauE/DoxX family redox-associated membrane protein: MTEMSNHPTAEKTALLHRMVMPHHTCPYGLKAKYLLERAGYRVDDRHLTTRAETDAFKAEHGVPTTPQVFIGGQRIGGYDDLRRFLGKPVADPKATSYRPVVAIFGISALMALAVSFAVTGDALTLRALEWFIGMGMAVLAMLKLQNIESFATMFLNYDLLAKRWVPYSYIYPFAEAVAGILMIAGALTWLSAPIALFIGTVGAVSVVKAVYIDKRELKCACVGGSSNVPLGFVSLTENLMMIAMALWMGAAALGLGIRG; encoded by the coding sequence ATGACCGAAATGTCGAACCACCCGACGGCTGAAAAAACCGCGCTTCTCCATCGAATGGTGATGCCGCATCACACCTGTCCCTATGGCCTGAAAGCCAAATATTTGCTCGAGCGCGCCGGCTATCGAGTCGACGATCGCCACCTGACGACTCGAGCCGAGACGGATGCGTTCAAGGCCGAGCACGGGGTGCCGACGACGCCGCAGGTGTTCATCGGCGGCCAGCGCATCGGGGGTTACGACGACCTCCGGCGATTCCTGGGCAAGCCGGTCGCCGACCCGAAGGCGACCAGCTATCGGCCGGTCGTCGCCATCTTCGGCATTTCCGCCTTGATGGCGCTGGCCGTCAGTTTCGCCGTGACCGGGGACGCGCTGACACTGCGCGCGCTTGAATGGTTCATCGGCATGGGCATGGCCGTGCTCGCCATGCTGAAGCTGCAGAACATCGAAAGCTTCGCAACGATGTTCCTCAATTACGACCTGCTGGCGAAGCGCTGGGTGCCTTACAGCTACATTTATCCGTTCGCCGAAGCGGTTGCGGGGATCCTCATGATTGCCGGCGCGCTTACCTGGCTATCCGCACCGATCGCACTTTTCATCGGAACGGTCGGCGCAGTGTCCGTGGTCAAGGCGGTCTATATCGACAAGCGCGAATTGAAGTGCGCTTGCGTCGGTGGCTCCAGCAACGTGCCCCTGGGCTTCGTCTCGCTGACCGAAAACCTGATGATGATCGCAATGGCGTTGTGGATGGGCGCCGCAGCGCTGGGCCTTGGAATTCGCGGGTGA
- a CDS encoding replication-associated recombination protein A, whose protein sequence is MADLFGDPTQAADSAGNAPLADRLRPASLGDVVGQEHLTGPDGAIGRMVAAGKLGSMILWGPPGTGKTSIARLLADAVGLRFVAISAVFSGVADLKKHFAEARTAARAGQRTLLFVDEIHRFNRAQQDGFLPFVEDGTVTLVGATTENPSFELNAALLSRCQVLILRRLNEQALDTLIARAEGETGKPLPLTPDARAALVASADGDGRFLLNQVETIFDIAPQEPLDPSAMAALLHRRVPVYDKDREGHYNLISALHKSIRGSDPQASLYYLARMLVAGEEPLYLLRRLTRAAMEDVGLADPQALVQCLAAKDAYDFLGSPEGELALVQACLYLATAPKSNAAYAAQKAAWRSARETGSLMPPPNILNAPTKLMKDIGYGKGYAYDHDADDGFSGANYWPEEMQPQEFYAPTERGFEARVRERLHFWAERRSALNKAN, encoded by the coding sequence ATGGCCGACCTGTTTGGTGACCCGACGCAAGCCGCCGATAGCGCTGGGAATGCGCCGCTTGCGGATCGGCTCCGGCCGGCCAGCCTGGGCGACGTTGTCGGCCAGGAGCATCTGACCGGCCCCGACGGGGCGATCGGCCGGATGGTCGCGGCGGGAAAGCTCGGCTCGATGATCCTGTGGGGACCGCCGGGGACCGGCAAGACCAGCATCGCGCGCCTGCTGGCCGATGCGGTCGGCCTTCGCTTCGTCGCCATTTCCGCCGTCTTCTCCGGCGTCGCCGACCTCAAGAAGCATTTTGCCGAAGCCAGGACCGCCGCTCGCGCCGGCCAGCGCACCTTGCTGTTCGTTGACGAAATCCACCGCTTCAACCGCGCCCAGCAGGATGGCTTCCTGCCCTTCGTCGAGGACGGGACGGTAACCCTGGTCGGCGCGACGACCGAGAATCCGAGCTTCGAGTTGAACGCGGCGCTGCTGTCGCGCTGCCAGGTACTGATCCTGCGCCGCCTCAACGAGCAGGCACTAGACACGCTGATTGCGCGAGCGGAGGGCGAGACGGGCAAACCGCTCCCGCTCACCCCCGACGCCCGCGCCGCGCTGGTCGCCAGCGCCGACGGCGACGGCCGCTTCCTGCTCAACCAGGTCGAGACGATTTTCGACATCGCGCCGCAAGAACCGCTCGACCCGTCGGCAATGGCTGCGCTGCTGCACCGGCGGGTCCCCGTCTACGACAAGGACCGGGAGGGGCATTACAACCTCATCTCCGCCCTGCACAAAAGCATCCGCGGCTCCGACCCTCAGGCCTCGCTTTATTATCTCGCGCGAATGCTCGTTGCAGGAGAAGAGCCGCTCTACCTGCTGCGCCGGCTGACCCGCGCGGCGATGGAGGACGTCGGGCTCGCCGATCCGCAAGCGCTGGTGCAATGCCTCGCCGCCAAGGACGCCTACGATTTTCTCGGTTCGCCCGAAGGCGAACTCGCGCTCGTGCAAGCCTGCCTTTACCTGGCCACAGCGCCCAAATCGAACGCGGCGTATGCGGCCCAGAAAGCGGCTTGGCGGTCGGCCAGGGAAACCGGATCGCTGATGCCGCCGCCCAACATTCTCAACGCGCCGACGAAGCTGATGAAAGACATCGGCTACGGCAAAGGCTATGCTTACGATCACGATGCGGACGACGGCTTTTCCGGCGCCAATTATTGGCCGGAAGAAATGCAGCCGCAGGAATTTTACGCGCCGACGGAGCGCGGCTTCGAAGCCCGCGTTCGGGAAAGGCTGCATTTCTGGGCGGAAAGACGCAGCGCGTTGAACAAGGCTAATTAG
- a CDS encoding glycosyltransferase family 4 protein — MQPSDLRIALFTGNYNYVRDGANQALNRLVDYLLRQGANVRIYAPVVENPAFPPTGDLVAVPSVPIPGRPEYRATLGLPRSVRRDLAEFAPNVIHIASPDLSSHRAVTWARARNIPALASVHTRFETYLSYYHLEMFEPTVRSLLRRLYLRCDALLVPAESTAAVLRAHRMNRTIHIWTRGVDREQFNPHRRDMAWRRGLGIKDDELVVMFLGRIVLEKALDVFAAAINELEARGVPHRALVIGEGPARPWFEQHMPTGIFVGQLVGDDLARAVASSDVFLNPSVTETFGNVTLEAMACGLPVLAAEATGATNLVEDGRTGILVEPGDGEAFADALERYAREPELRQRHGAAGLDYARTMDWDTINAVAAAAYIRAIERRERLGRINRA; from the coding sequence ATGCAGCCGAGCGACCTCCGAATCGCCCTCTTCACGGGCAATTACAATTACGTCCGCGACGGCGCGAACCAGGCACTCAACCGACTGGTCGATTACCTTCTTCGGCAAGGCGCGAACGTCCGCATCTACGCACCGGTCGTGGAAAACCCGGCGTTTCCGCCAACGGGCGATCTGGTGGCGGTGCCGTCGGTGCCGATCCCCGGTCGGCCCGAATATCGGGCCACGCTTGGCTTACCGCGATCGGTTCGGCGCGACCTGGCCGAATTTGCCCCCAACGTGATCCATATCGCAAGCCCGGACTTGTCCTCTCACCGGGCCGTGACCTGGGCGCGCGCCCGCAACATTCCCGCGCTCGCTTCGGTCCACACCCGCTTCGAAACCTACCTCAGCTACTATCACCTGGAGATGTTCGAGCCGACGGTGCGCTCGCTCCTCCGGCGGCTCTATCTGCGGTGCGATGCCCTGCTCGTCCCGGCGGAATCGACAGCGGCGGTGCTTCGCGCCCATCGCATGAACCGGACCATCCACATCTGGACCCGGGGCGTCGACCGGGAACAGTTCAACCCGCATCGCCGCGACATGGCATGGCGGCGTGGGCTGGGGATCAAGGATGACGAGCTCGTCGTCATGTTCCTCGGTCGGATCGTGCTCGAAAAGGCGCTGGACGTGTTCGCGGCGGCGATCAACGAGCTGGAGGCCCGCGGTGTCCCGCATCGCGCGCTGGTGATTGGCGAAGGCCCCGCCCGGCCGTGGTTCGAGCAGCATATGCCGACCGGGATCTTCGTAGGCCAACTGGTCGGCGATGATCTTGCGCGCGCCGTCGCCAGCTCCGACGTCTTCCTCAATCCCTCGGTCACCGAAACCTTCGGCAACGTCACGCTAGAAGCGATGGCCTGCGGGCTGCCGGTCCTTGCGGCCGAGGCCACCGGCGCGACCAACCTGGTCGAGGATGGGCGGACCGGCATCCTGGTCGAGCCGGGCGACGGCGAAGCGTTTGCCGATGCCCTGGAGCGATACGCACGAGAACCAGAGCTTCGGCAACGGCATGGCGCCGCCGGCCTGGATTATGCCAGGACCATGGACTGGGACACCATCAATGCCGTCGCCGCGGCCGCCTACATCCGCGCCATCGAGCGCCGCGAGCGTCTCGGCCGGATCAACCGCGCCTAG
- a CDS encoding mechanosensitive ion channel: MYDQTGDYWQNQAMEWGPRILIAILILIATWLVARAVKWALAKAISRTPALQRNTPGNQHETVGHQIGTIAKLIIWLVGIMAALQFLGIAQILQPINQLLAGIFEFLPRLLGFGLILFIGYILARILRQLTESVVSAMNVDGLLNRLGIRGARSESSVSPMPAAGPQTGVGAASRPAAGLARALGMLAFALVIIPAAIAAFEVLGIEAISLPAINMLNEIFTAIPRILTAGLWIGIAYILARFVKSIIEAVLPPTGFDQAIRSTGIVPTTATPSTIVANVAMVAIVLVASIEAAKQLGGGTIAIFLAQVTELGGKVIFGTLIIVAGIFLARIIAGLVGSSTGEGGFGQTIVRYAIIALFTAIGLTFMGLADVIVMMAFGLILGSAAVAAALAFGLGGRDAAARLLNQAADKAETQLNTPTPPTPPTPRPVQQSSPSDDRQPPLV; the protein is encoded by the coding sequence ATGTACGACCAAACCGGCGATTACTGGCAAAACCAGGCCATGGAATGGGGACCGCGAATCCTGATCGCCATCCTCATCCTGATCGCGACATGGCTGGTCGCGCGCGCCGTCAAATGGGCGCTGGCCAAGGCCATATCCCGCACCCCAGCGCTGCAGAGAAACACGCCCGGCAACCAGCATGAAACGGTCGGTCACCAGATCGGCACGATCGCCAAGCTGATCATCTGGCTGGTCGGCATCATGGCTGCGCTGCAGTTCCTGGGAATTGCGCAAATCTTGCAGCCAATCAATCAGTTGCTTGCCGGCATCTTTGAGTTCCTGCCGCGGCTCCTTGGCTTCGGTCTAATCCTTTTCATTGGTTACATTCTGGCTCGAATTCTCCGGCAGCTGACCGAGTCCGTCGTCAGTGCGATGAACGTGGACGGGCTCCTGAACAGGCTCGGCATCAGGGGCGCGCGCAGTGAAAGTTCGGTATCGCCGATGCCGGCTGCCGGCCCTCAAACGGGAGTTGGCGCGGCATCCCGGCCTGCCGCGGGCTTGGCTCGCGCGCTTGGCATGCTCGCCTTCGCGCTGGTCATCATTCCCGCGGCGATCGCGGCCTTTGAAGTCTTAGGCATCGAGGCCATCTCGCTGCCCGCGATCAACATGCTGAATGAGATTTTCACGGCGATTCCGAGGATCCTTACGGCGGGCTTGTGGATCGGCATTGCCTACATCCTTGCCCGTTTCGTGAAATCCATCATCGAGGCGGTGCTTCCGCCGACCGGGTTCGACCAGGCGATCCGTTCCACCGGGATCGTGCCGACAACCGCGACCCCGTCGACGATCGTCGCGAACGTCGCGATGGTCGCGATCGTCCTGGTCGCGTCGATCGAAGCCGCAAAGCAGCTTGGCGGCGGCACGATTGCTATCTTCCTCGCACAAGTGACGGAGCTTGGCGGAAAGGTGATTTTCGGCACCCTGATCATCGTCGCGGGCATTTTCCTTGCCCGGATTATTGCCGGCTTGGTCGGAAGCTCAACCGGTGAAGGCGGGTTTGGGCAGACCATCGTCCGGTACGCGATCATCGCTTTGTTCACCGCGATCGGTCTGACTTTCATGGGGCTTGCGGACGTGATCGTGATGATGGCGTTCGGCCTGATCCTCGGCTCGGCGGCTGTCGCGGCGGCACTCGCGTTCGGTCTCGGCGGCCGTGACGCGGCAGCGCGCCTGCTAAACCAGGCGGCGGACAAGGCGGAAACGCAGCTCAATACGCCTACGCCGCCAACGCCGCCAACGCCGCGTCCAGTGCAGCAGAGCTCGCCAAGCGACGACCGTCAGCCGCCGCTGGTTTGA
- the xth gene encoding exodeoxyribonuclease III codes for MKIASYNINGITSRLEILLRWLREFEPDIVGLQELKTTDENFPADALAAAGYSAIWHGQKSWNGVALLSRVGDPVETRRALPDDPNLDQSRYIEAAVCGILVGNMYAPNGNPRPGPKFDYKLAWLDRLHGHARQLLDSGVPAILIGDFNVIPTDFDVYKPERWLKDALFAVEAKERYAALVAQGWTDALRQLHPDERMFTFWHYWRNAFQRDAGIRIDHALLSPPLAKSLKAAGVDRTPRGWEKTSDHAPIWVEIEV; via the coding sequence CTGAAGATCGCCAGCTACAACATCAACGGAATCACCTCCCGGCTGGAAATCCTGCTGCGCTGGCTGCGCGAATTCGAGCCGGACATTGTCGGCCTTCAGGAACTGAAAACCACCGACGAGAACTTTCCGGCCGACGCGCTTGCCGCGGCGGGATATTCGGCGATCTGGCATGGTCAGAAAAGCTGGAACGGAGTCGCCCTGCTCAGCCGTGTCGGCGATCCGGTCGAAACGCGCCGCGCGCTGCCCGACGACCCCAACCTCGACCAGAGCCGCTATATCGAGGCGGCCGTGTGCGGCATCCTGGTCGGCAACATGTACGCGCCCAACGGCAACCCGCGGCCGGGGCCCAAATTCGACTACAAGCTCGCCTGGCTGGACCGGCTCCACGGCCACGCGCGGCAATTGCTCGACAGCGGCGTGCCGGCGATCCTGATCGGCGACTTCAATGTCATCCCGACCGACTTCGACGTCTACAAGCCGGAACGCTGGTTGAAGGACGCCCTGTTCGCGGTGGAGGCGAAGGAGCGCTATGCGGCGCTGGTCGCGCAGGGCTGGACCGACGCGCTGCGCCAGCTACACCCGGACGAGCGCATGTTCACCTTCTGGCATTATTGGCGCAACGCCTTCCAGCGGGATGCCGGAATCCGCATCGACCACGCCTTGCTGAGCCCGCCGCTGGCCAAGTCGCTGAAAGCAGCTGGGGTCGATCGCACGCCGCGAGGCTGGGAGAAGACGAGCGACCACGCGCCAATCTGGGTCGAGATTGAGGTTTGA
- a CDS encoding MerR family transcriptional regulator, whose translation MVQNQGPTSLTIGSLARAGEVGVETIRFYQRKGLLGTPPRDGGIRRYGSDDLGRLRFIRQAQAAGFTLEQIKELLDLDASDDRPRARALAQSRIAALDARIGELKLARDSLARLARECGSGSSGPCPILASFDQSSRSRSLK comes from the coding sequence ATGGTACAGAATCAAGGGCCGACCTCGCTAACCATTGGATCGCTCGCGCGCGCAGGCGAGGTCGGCGTCGAGACCATCCGTTTTTACCAACGCAAAGGCTTGCTCGGGACGCCGCCGCGCGATGGCGGGATCCGCCGTTACGGGTCCGACGACCTGGGCCGCCTGCGCTTCATCAGGCAGGCCCAGGCCGCCGGCTTCACCCTGGAGCAGATCAAGGAATTGCTCGACCTCGACGCCAGCGACGACCGCCCCCGCGCCCGGGCGCTCGCCCAGTCGAGGATTGCCGCGCTCGATGCCAGGATTGGGGAGCTCAAGCTGGCTCGCGATTCACTGGCGCGGCTCGCCCGCGAATGCGGATCGGGCAGTTCGGGTCCGTGCCCGATCCTCGCCTCGTTCGATCAGTCGTCGCGTTCGCGCTCGCTCAAGTAA
- a CDS encoding DNA-deoxyinosine glycosylase, whose translation MASSELTKQGLPPVARADARLFILGSLPGDASLSARQYYAHPRNQFWRLAGSVIDEPLSELAYAQRLERLTEHRIALWDVIQSAVRPGSLDLAIRNAGHNPLADYFAGFPELRAVAFNGGTAAALGRRLLAEAKLDLIDLPSSSPANTRAFDQKRAAWLSLRQYL comes from the coding sequence GTGGCCAGTAGCGAGTTGACGAAGCAGGGTTTGCCGCCGGTCGCGCGGGCGGATGCGCGCCTGTTCATCCTTGGCAGCCTGCCCGGCGACGCGTCCCTCTCGGCCAGGCAATATTACGCCCATCCGCGAAATCAGTTCTGGCGGCTGGCGGGCTCGGTCATCGACGAACCCTTGTCGGAGCTTGCCTATGCCCAGCGTCTCGAGCGGCTGACCGAACATCGGATCGCGCTGTGGGATGTGATCCAGAGCGCGGTTCGCCCGGGCAGCCTGGACCTGGCGATCCGCAATGCCGGGCATAACCCGCTGGCCGACTATTTCGCGGGGTTTCCCGAGCTTCGCGCGGTGGCGTTCAACGGCGGCACGGCGGCCGCGCTCGGGCGCCGATTGCTTGCGGAAGCAAAGCTCGACCTCATCGACCTGCCGTCATCGAGCCCGGCCAACACAAGGGCATTCGACCAGAAGCGGGCGGCATGGCTGAGTCTGAGGCAATACCTTTGA
- a CDS encoding PadR family transcriptional regulator has protein sequence MHKHGCGPRGRFEFNIPPMFAMGGRGGSWGPFSFDFGDGPGGWGERPRGRRRSQLGSDDLRLLLLFLIAEKPRHGYDLIKAIELLSDGNYVPSAGVIYPTLTMLQDMGHIEEVPEEGSRKTYQATAEGREFLEQEGLRMTEVLERMDRAGGGQRQANSNPHLGRAVGNLMHALRNRVAQDGWDDELVHEITAILDEAAQRIERTK, from the coding sequence ATGCACAAACATGGATGCGGCCCGCGTGGCAGGTTCGAATTCAACATTCCGCCGATGTTCGCGATGGGCGGCCGCGGGGGAAGCTGGGGGCCGTTCTCGTTCGACTTCGGGGATGGGCCCGGCGGTTGGGGCGAGCGCCCGCGCGGCCGGCGGCGTTCGCAGCTCGGGTCGGACGACCTCAGGCTGCTCCTGCTTTTCCTGATCGCCGAGAAGCCTCGGCATGGATACGACCTGATTAAGGCGATCGAATTGCTCAGCGACGGCAATTACGTTCCCAGCGCGGGCGTGATCTACCCGACGCTGACCATGCTTCAGGACATGGGCCACATCGAAGAGGTGCCCGAGGAAGGATCGCGCAAGACGTATCAGGCGACCGCCGAAGGACGCGAGTTCCTGGAGCAGGAAGGCCTGCGGATGACCGAAGTGCTGGAGCGGATGGATCGCGCCGGCGGCGGCCAGCGCCAGGCGAACAGCAACCCACACCTCGGCCGGGCGGTCGGTAACTTGATGCACGCCCTGCGCAACCGCGTCGCCCAGGATGGCTGGGACGATGAATTGGTGCACGAAATCACTGCCATCCTCGACGAGGCGGCGCAGCGGATCGAGCGGACGAAATAG
- a CDS encoding threonine synthase yields MFVTHLECSLTGEHYPAGQPHDLSRAGKPLLVRYDLEQVRSAISRDALAQRPADMWKWRELLPFPEKAELIALGETQTPILALSRTAAMNGAAVLLVKDEGRLPTGSFKARGMAAAVTMAKHFGVERIAIPTNGNAGAAIAAYSARAGLRSLVICPAETPEINVRETAAYGADVWVADGQIDECGALVGKGAAQGLWFDCSTLKEPYRLEGKKTMGFELVEQLGWQVPDAIFYPTGGGTGLIGMWKAFDELEKVGLIGPERPRMYAIQASGCAPIVRAFERGDEFAERWEGAATVATGIRVPKAVGDFLILRAVRESGGAAIAVEEADIVAGVTDAARLDGMLLCPEGGAVLAGWRKALELGLVGKDERVLLFNCANGNKYPLPERSRKLTLASAEPSQL; encoded by the coding sequence ATGTTCGTCACCCATCTCGAATGCTCGCTGACCGGCGAGCACTATCCCGCCGGCCAGCCCCACGACCTGTCGCGGGCGGGCAAGCCGCTTCTCGTGCGCTACGACCTTGAGCAGGTGCGCTCCGCGATCAGCCGCGACGCGCTTGCGCAACGTCCCGCCGACATGTGGAAGTGGCGCGAGCTGCTTCCCTTTCCCGAAAAGGCCGAGTTGATTGCGCTCGGTGAAACCCAGACGCCGATCCTTGCGCTCAGCCGGACGGCTGCGATGAACGGTGCGGCGGTCCTGCTGGTGAAAGACGAAGGGCGGCTGCCGACGGGATCGTTCAAGGCGCGCGGCATGGCGGCCGCAGTGACGATGGCCAAGCATTTCGGGGTCGAGCGGATCGCCATCCCGACCAATGGCAACGCCGGTGCCGCAATCGCCGCTTATTCCGCGCGCGCCGGACTTCGCAGCCTGGTGATCTGCCCGGCCGAAACGCCCGAGATCAATGTCCGCGAGACTGCTGCGTACGGCGCCGATGTCTGGGTCGCGGACGGGCAGATCGACGAATGCGGCGCGCTGGTCGGCAAGGGCGCCGCGCAAGGCCTGTGGTTCGACTGCTCGACGCTGAAGGAGCCGTATCGGCTTGAAGGCAAGAAGACGATGGGCTTCGAACTGGTCGAGCAGCTCGGCTGGCAGGTGCCCGACGCGATCTTCTACCCGACCGGGGGCGGAACCGGCCTGATCGGCATGTGGAAGGCGTTCGACGAGCTCGAAAAGGTTGGCCTGATCGGACCCGAGCGGCCGCGCATGTATGCCATCCAGGCGAGCGGCTGCGCGCCGATCGTGCGCGCGTTCGAACGCGGCGACGAATTTGCCGAGCGCTGGGAAGGCGCAGCCACCGTCGCCACCGGGATCCGCGTGCCCAAGGCGGTCGGCGACTTCCTGATCTTGCGCGCGGTCCGCGAGAGCGGCGGCGCCGCGATTGCGGTCGAGGAAGCGGACATCGTCGCTGGCGTCACGGACGCCGCGCGGCTGGACGGCATGCTGCTGTGCCCCGAAGGCGGGGCGGTGCTTGCGGGATGGCGCAAGGCGCTGGAACTGGGCCTGGTCGGCAAGGACGAGCGGGTATTGCTGTTCAATTGCGCGAACGGCAACAAGTACCCATTGCCCGAGCGGTCGCGTAAATTGACCCTGGCTTCGGCGGAGCCGTCGCAGCTGTAA
- a CDS encoding O-antigen ligase family protein: MRFEPLRRAALTAAQGLLLAGVFALGWMKTPVPIGGLPAVASDLLLALSFACLAIAIVCGARPRWHRAQWFLLAYFAALALSALFSADPGRSAVKLATQAYLLSLPLLVLNLVPDPQAMRRLFLAWIGGAAVVTALGVATLLLFPFLGWDSILAWPLHHFGTLPPGNYPRLELTFLYPSILANYLAVALMLVLLCGVLGWIRPRVANGLAAAMVLVAFFALTPGFGAIVLMLAAWFAHRWRRTRPVIAAASLMIGVGFALLALPVAAVTPILHPTAPFVFNFDLAGVQVTLAPAVRMLTWIDAWHRFLDSPLLGRGIGVNAAFVQFLTPEGDLATLTDAHNMFLNVAAQAGALGLAGIVAILWFAVRRALAPSSDVVFALALAFACSLGVQGLVGSFEDSRHLWLLFGLLLAADSWREQGRGAG; encoded by the coding sequence TTGAGGTTTGAGCCGCTAAGGCGCGCGGCGCTGACGGCCGCGCAAGGGTTGCTGCTGGCGGGGGTTTTTGCCCTCGGCTGGATGAAGACCCCTGTCCCGATCGGCGGCCTCCCGGCAGTCGCGAGCGATCTGCTGCTCGCGCTCAGCTTTGCCTGCCTCGCCATTGCGATCGTCTGCGGGGCAAGGCCGCGCTGGCATCGCGCTCAGTGGTTCCTGCTCGCTTATTTCGCGGCGCTGGCACTGTCGGCGCTGTTCTCGGCCGATCCCGGGCGAAGCGCGGTGAAGCTGGCGACGCAGGCCTACCTGCTGTCCTTGCCTCTGCTGGTGCTAAACCTTGTGCCCGATCCCCAAGCTATGCGGCGCCTGTTCCTGGCGTGGATCGGCGGCGCGGCGGTCGTGACCGCGCTCGGCGTGGCGACCCTGCTGCTGTTCCCGTTCCTTGGGTGGGATTCGATCCTTGCCTGGCCGCTTCACCATTTCGGGACCTTGCCCCCGGGCAATTACCCGCGGCTGGAACTGACCTTCCTCTATCCCTCGATCCTCGCCAACTATCTGGCGGTAGCGCTGATGCTGGTGCTGCTATGCGGCGTCCTGGGCTGGATCAGACCCCGCGTGGCGAATGGGTTGGCGGCGGCGATGGTCCTTGTCGCATTCTTCGCACTTACGCCGGGCTTTGGCGCCATCGTGCTGATGCTCGCGGCCTGGTTCGCCCATCGCTGGCGCCGGACCAGGCCTGTAATTGCCGCTGCGTCATTGATGATCGGCGTCGGTTTCGCGCTGCTGGCGCTGCCGGTCGCGGCGGTAACGCCGATCCTCCATCCGACGGCGCCGTTCGTCTTCAACTTCGACCTCGCGGGCGTCCAGGTGACGCTGGCCCCCGCGGTGCGGATGCTGACGTGGATCGATGCCTGGCACCGGTTCCTCGACTCGCCGCTGCTCGGTCGCGGCATCGGCGTGAACGCGGCGTTCGTGCAATTCCTGACCCCGGAGGGAGATCTCGCGACCCTGACCGACGCGCACAACATGTTCCTGAACGTAGCGGCCCAGGCTGGGGCACTGGGCCTTGCCGGGATCGTTGCAATCTTGTGGTTCGCCGTCCGCCGCGCGCTCGCGCCTTCGAGCGACGTCGTTTTCGCGCTGGCCCTGGCCTTCGCGTGCAGCCTTGGCGTGCAAGGACTCGTCGGCTCATTCGAGGATAGCCGCCATTTATGGCTGCTCTTCGGACTGCTGCTCGCCGCGGATAGCTGGCGAGAGCAAGGGCGCGGTGCCGGCTGA